In a single window of the Papaver somniferum cultivar HN1 chromosome 8, ASM357369v1, whole genome shotgun sequence genome:
- the LOC113306085 gene encoding membrane protein TMS1-like produces the protein MKDCEGTLSNFRSGLFLLVPVIILLDATNTWNDVWVERGERKWCIPLLVVFVCYITTLTISGLMFAWFNPSGHDCNLNVFFIVMTIILAFGFVIITLQANASLLPSSVISVYCSYVLYTALSSESRDYVCNGLNNSLKGVTTRKLILGMLTTVISVLYCACRAGSSLKSGTFKASSIDPLIVI, from the exons GAACATTATCAAACTTTAGATCGGGGTTGTTTCTTCTGGTTCCAGTTATTATACTGCTGGATGCCACAAATACATGGAATGATGTCTGGGTTGAGAGAGGTGAACGCAAATG GTGCATACCGTTACTTGTTGTATTTGTGTGCTATATAACAACACTTACAATATCAGGACTAATGTTCGCTTGGTTCAACCCCTCAGGCCATGACTGCAATCTTAATGTGTTCTTTATTGTCATGACCATCATTCTCGCATTTGGTTTTGTAATTATTACATTGCAG GCTAATGCAAGTCTTTTGCCATCTTCGGTTATTTCTGTGTACTGTTCGTATGTGCTCTACACTGCTCTCTCAAGTGAGTCTCGAGATTACGTGTGCAATGGTCTCAACAACAGTTTAAAAGGAGTAACCACGCGTAAGCTAATTCTTGGTATGCTCACAACAGTTATCTCTGTCTTGTACTGTGCTTGCCGGGCTGGATCCTCGCTAAAGTCAGGTACCTTCAAGGCTTCATCTATAGACCCTTTAATAGTAATATGA